From Nitrospira sp., a single genomic window includes:
- a CDS encoding ATP-binding protein, which produces MPDSEQPSRAFSSAGSGRAERPLPGAGASGSAVSAKSSRLTEPERKAPHLRPVWIVLILLIPSLALTFYYSQMAVPGGGEADSFLPTTSYAFVLLLLNLDLIGFVVLTLLLSRNLIKAYFERRHRLVGSGFRTKLIAAFIGFSLIPTILLAIVASGLVNKAVDVWFSDQIDRVMKDSYEVARMQHAGHIALAVNSARAIGQELFREDMLTSEQRDLLIAAMARKRMEYGVAGIEVFSSKMETLTKALDAEIPAGVLDLPVSQLVLQVINGKQEFTSVQEAQTGRLVRAGVPVAAGNNRGELAGVVVVEAYVPESLLTKMEGIGRQYEEYKQIKAMKNPIKAGAYLFVAVVTVMILFSATWFGFYVARSITVPIQRLAEATEAVAQGDLSVKIDAKATDEIGTLIESFNRMTGDLQGSKFKLEDANRSLRQTNVELDRRRAYIETVVETIAAGLLSIDRNGIVTTFNPSGERILGLSADRIRDRQANEVFKEFGLDVFQAVYDRMQADDRDDWSLEGQVDVQGKPVKIRLSGSRMRDEANKDLGYVLIFDDLTELIKAQKVAAWQEVARRVAHEIKNPLTPIQLSAQRLRKKFFEKSPDFDKIFDEATNVIVTEVGSLKHMVDEFSKFARLPAPQMARQSLNEVIHEVLTLYRAAHKDIEFCVELDDDLPVLNFDREQLKRVCVNLFDNAIQAMNHTGRVWVSTKYDTKRKRAIVSVADEGVGITPEDQEKLFVPYFTRKKTGTGLGLAIVRRIITDHDGQIQASNNQPKGAVFIFDLPV; this is translated from the coding sequence ATGCCGGATTCGGAACAGCCATCGCGCGCATTCTCCTCTGCGGGATCTGGCAGGGCGGAACGTCCTCTGCCCGGCGCAGGGGCGTCCGGTTCCGCGGTCTCCGCCAAATCCTCACGTCTCACAGAGCCCGAGCGTAAGGCTCCTCATCTCCGTCCGGTCTGGATCGTTCTGATCCTCCTCATCCCCAGTCTGGCGTTGACCTTCTACTATTCGCAGATGGCGGTACCCGGCGGGGGGGAAGCCGATTCGTTTCTGCCGACGACGAGTTACGCCTTTGTCCTGCTGCTCTTGAATCTCGATTTGATCGGTTTCGTTGTCCTGACGTTGCTGCTCTCGCGCAACCTGATCAAGGCCTATTTCGAACGGCGTCACCGGCTGGTCGGGTCGGGGTTTCGCACCAAGCTCATCGCGGCCTTTATCGGATTCTCGCTGATCCCGACAATCCTGCTGGCGATTGTGGCGAGCGGGCTGGTCAATAAGGCGGTCGATGTCTGGTTCAGCGATCAGATCGATCGGGTGATGAAGGATTCGTATGAAGTGGCGCGCATGCAACATGCCGGACATATTGCGCTGGCCGTCAACAGCGCACGCGCGATCGGGCAGGAACTGTTTCGCGAGGATATGTTGACGTCCGAGCAGCGCGATTTGCTGATCGCGGCCATGGCCCGCAAGCGGATGGAATACGGGGTGGCGGGGATCGAAGTATTTTCGTCGAAAATGGAGACGCTCACCAAAGCGCTTGATGCGGAAATTCCGGCCGGGGTGTTGGACCTTCCGGTCAGCCAACTGGTGTTGCAGGTCATTAACGGGAAGCAAGAGTTCACCTCCGTGCAAGAGGCCCAGACCGGCCGGCTGGTGCGGGCCGGGGTGCCGGTGGCCGCCGGGAACAATCGAGGTGAGCTGGCCGGAGTCGTGGTCGTCGAGGCCTATGTGCCGGAATCGCTGTTGACCAAGATGGAAGGAATCGGGCGGCAATACGAAGAGTATAAGCAGATCAAGGCCATGAAGAATCCGATCAAGGCCGGCGCCTACCTCTTTGTGGCGGTCGTGACCGTGATGATTCTCTTCAGCGCCACCTGGTTCGGATTTTATGTCGCCCGCAGCATTACGGTGCCGATTCAGCGGCTGGCCGAAGCGACCGAGGCGGTGGCGCAAGGGGATTTGTCGGTGAAGATCGATGCCAAGGCGACCGACGAAATCGGCACCTTGATCGAGTCGTTCAATCGCATGACCGGGGACTTGCAAGGCAGCAAGTTCAAACTGGAAGATGCCAACCGTTCGCTGCGGCAAACGAACGTCGAGCTGGATCGCCGCCGGGCGTACATTGAAACCGTCGTGGAGACGATCGCCGCCGGATTGCTGTCGATCGACCGGAACGGAATAGTCACGACCTTCAATCCTTCCGGAGAGCGTATTCTCGGGCTGTCTGCCGACCGGATTCGTGATCGTCAGGCGAACGAGGTCTTTAAAGAGTTTGGCCTGGATGTCTTTCAGGCGGTCTACGATCGGATGCAAGCCGATGATCGGGACGACTGGTCGCTGGAAGGACAAGTGGATGTGCAAGGGAAGCCGGTGAAGATTCGACTGAGCGGATCGCGCATGCGGGATGAGGCGAATAAAGACTTAGGGTACGTGCTGATCTTCGACGACCTGACGGAGTTGATCAAGGCGCAGAAAGTCGCCGCCTGGCAAGAAGTGGCCCGTCGAGTGGCCCATGAGATCAAGAACCCGCTCACGCCGATCCAGCTGTCGGCCCAGCGCTTGCGCAAGAAGTTTTTCGAGAAGTCCCCGGACTTCGACAAGATTTTCGACGAAGCGACCAATGTCATCGTGACGGAGGTGGGCAGCCTGAAGCATATGGTGGACGAGTTCTCGAAGTTCGCCCGCCTGCCTGCGCCGCAGATGGCCAGACAGTCGCTCAACGAGGTGATCCATGAGGTGCTGACGCTCTATCGCGCGGCGCATAAGGACATCGAATTCTGTGTCGAGTTGGATGACGATCTTCCCGTGCTCAACTTCGATCGTGAACAGCTGAAGCGGGTCTGCGTGAACTTATTCGACAATGCCATCCAGGCGATGAATCACACGGGGCGGGTCTGGGTCAGTACGAAGTACGACACCAAGCGCAAGCGGGCGATCGTGAGCGTGGCCGACGAAGGCGTCGGGATTACGCCCGAGGATCAAGAGAAGCTGTTTGTGCCATACTTTACGCGGAAGAAAACCGGGACGGGGCTGGGGCTGGCGATCGTGCGCCGCATCATTACTGATCATGACGGCCAGATTCAGGCCTCGAATAATCAGCCGAAGGGTGCAGTGTTTATCTTCGATTTGCCGGTGTAA
- the hemG gene encoding protoporphyrinogen oxidase: MSTPRTVVIVGGGISGLATAFSLQEQAAAAGQHIRCIVLEAGPSWGGKIVTHRIGDLTTEAGPDSFLSQKQAGLELCRKLGLTDQLINTNETAKRAFVLSRGRLHELPEGLITFVPKQLGPFLRSGLLSWTGLARMGLDVVVPRGPAQGDESLASFFRRRFGSQAFERVLEPLMAGIYAGDADQMSVKATFPRFVELEQEYGSIIRGMMAAKKKQPPAPAGGPKRTMFVSLRNGLGDLVTALTARLAQQGVELRTGCQVEALRVRSHEPGRWMYDLILNNGSALSAEALVLATPAYVSAELLRPLTPIAGGLLEMIPYASTATVAMAFPAQAVAGAVEGFGFIVPRAEARDLIAATWTSLKWPHRAPADQVLARCYVGGVGREAILQLSDDQMVAKIRADLAALCGITAVPTYVEVNRWWKAMPQYTLGHLDRLTQLDAALSRYGGLVLTGAGYRGVGIPDCIRDGAVAAEKVLGYLFKPRHAASFGRS, from the coding sequence GTGAGCACTCCTCGCACAGTCGTCATCGTCGGCGGCGGCATCTCGGGGCTAGCCACGGCGTTCTCTCTTCAGGAGCAAGCGGCTGCCGCCGGACAGCATATCCGCTGCATTGTGTTGGAGGCCGGGCCATCCTGGGGCGGCAAGATCGTGACGCATCGAATCGGCGACTTGACGACCGAAGCCGGGCCGGACTCCTTCCTCTCGCAAAAGCAGGCCGGGCTGGAGTTATGCCGGAAGCTGGGCCTGACCGATCAACTGATCAATACCAACGAGACCGCCAAGCGTGCGTTTGTTCTCTCGCGTGGGCGATTGCATGAATTGCCCGAGGGGCTCATCACCTTTGTGCCGAAGCAGTTGGGGCCGTTTCTCCGGAGCGGCCTCCTGAGTTGGACCGGACTGGCGCGCATGGGGCTGGACGTGGTGGTCCCGCGCGGTCCCGCACAAGGGGATGAATCGCTCGCATCTTTTTTCCGGCGGCGATTCGGGTCGCAAGCGTTCGAGCGAGTGTTAGAGCCGCTCATGGCCGGGATCTATGCCGGCGATGCGGATCAGATGAGTGTGAAAGCCACCTTCCCTCGATTCGTCGAGCTGGAGCAGGAATACGGCAGCATCATTCGCGGCATGATGGCCGCCAAGAAGAAGCAGCCGCCAGCTCCTGCAGGCGGACCTAAACGCACCATGTTCGTCAGCTTGCGGAACGGGCTGGGCGATCTGGTGACGGCCTTAACGGCGCGTCTCGCACAGCAGGGAGTGGAGTTGCGCACGGGCTGTCAGGTCGAGGCGTTGCGCGTGCGATCTCATGAACCGGGCCGCTGGATGTACGACCTCATTCTCAATAATGGGTCGGCGCTTTCGGCGGAGGCGCTGGTGTTGGCGACGCCCGCGTATGTGTCCGCCGAGCTGCTTCGTCCCTTGACGCCGATTGCCGGCGGGCTCTTGGAGATGATTCCCTATGCGTCGACGGCAACGGTTGCCATGGCGTTTCCCGCTCAGGCGGTTGCGGGTGCGGTGGAAGGGTTTGGATTCATCGTGCCGCGCGCGGAGGCGAGAGATCTGATTGCGGCGACCTGGACATCGCTGAAGTGGCCTCATCGGGCGCCGGCGGACCAAGTTCTGGCCCGTTGCTACGTCGGCGGGGTGGGGCGGGAAGCCATTCTTCAGTTGAGTGACGATCAAATGGTTGCCAAGATTCGAGCGGATTTAGCGGCACTGTGTGGAATCACGGCCGTGCCAACCTATGTCGAAGTGAATCGCTGGTGGAAGGCGATGCCGCAGTACACGCTTGGGCATCTTGATCGTCTGACTCAGCTTGACGCAGCCTTAAGCCGGTATGGAGGCTTAGTGCTTACTGGCGCAGGGTATCGCGGTGTGGGTATCCCCGATTGTATCCGCGATGGAGCAGTCGCAGCAGAGAAAGTGCTAGGGTATCTCTTCAAGCCCCGTCACGCTGCTTCGTTCGGCCGGAGCTGA
- the hemE gene encoding uroporphyrinogen decarboxylase, which yields MNDRFLKACRREPVDCTPVWFMRQAGRYMSEYRALRAKHSMLDLCKTPELAAQVTMQPIDRFPLDAAIIFADILLPLEPMGLNLEFAEGEGPVIHNPVRDRAAVERLKVVDGSELEYVAEAIRQARRALNGRVPLIGFAGAPFTLASYAIEGGGSRNYLHTKQMMYSDPASWHKLMDKFARVITGYLRRQIQAGAQAVQLFDSWVGCLSAGDYAEYVKPHVQLIFDGLKHEGVPLIHFGTGTTAILRQMREAGGDVIGIDWRIHLDEAWAMVGHDRAVQGNLDPLVLFAPLHEIERRVEDILRRAGNRPGHIFNLGHGILPTTPVDHVAATIDMIHKLSQR from the coding sequence ATGAACGATCGTTTCCTCAAAGCGTGCCGGCGTGAGCCGGTCGATTGTACGCCGGTCTGGTTTATGCGCCAGGCTGGTCGGTATATGTCTGAATACCGCGCACTGCGGGCCAAACATTCCATGCTCGATTTGTGCAAGACGCCCGAATTGGCCGCACAAGTCACGATGCAGCCGATCGACCGCTTTCCACTCGATGCCGCCATCATTTTCGCGGACATTCTCCTGCCGCTGGAGCCGATGGGGCTGAATCTGGAGTTTGCCGAGGGGGAAGGCCCGGTGATTCACAATCCGGTCCGTGACCGTGCTGCGGTGGAACGCTTAAAAGTGGTGGATGGCAGTGAGCTCGAGTATGTGGCTGAAGCCATCCGGCAAGCGCGTCGGGCGTTGAACGGGCGCGTGCCGCTCATTGGATTTGCCGGTGCGCCGTTTACGCTCGCGAGTTATGCGATCGAAGGCGGCGGATCGCGAAACTATCTCCATACCAAGCAGATGATGTACAGCGATCCCGCGAGCTGGCATAAGCTCATGGATAAGTTCGCGCGGGTCATCACCGGGTATCTGCGACGGCAGATCCAAGCCGGGGCGCAGGCGGTGCAGCTCTTCGACAGCTGGGTCGGCTGTCTCTCGGCGGGGGATTACGCCGAGTATGTGAAGCCTCATGTCCAATTGATTTTCGATGGGCTCAAGCACGAGGGTGTTCCCCTCATCCACTTCGGCACCGGCACGACCGCGATTCTCCGGCAGATGCGCGAGGCCGGCGGCGATGTGATCGGCATCGATTGGCGCATCCATCTGGATGAAGCCTGGGCGATGGTCGGACATGATCGGGCCGTGCAAGGGAATCTGGATCCGCTGGTCCTGTTTGCGCCGCTCCATGAAATTGAACGCCGCGTCGAAGATATCTTACGGCGTGCGGGTAATCGGCCTGGCCACATTTTCAATCTCGGTCATGGCATTCTTCCGACCACACCGGTCGATCATGTGGCGGCGACGATCGACATGATCCACAAACTCAGCCAACGCTAA
- the mazG gene encoding nucleoside triphosphate pyrophosphohydrolase: MSDRFSKLIDLMATLRAPNGCPWDRKQTHESLKPYLLEEAYEVLETIDHRDTAKLKEELGDVLLQVIFHSQIASEAGTFTIDDVVDHLAAKLVRRHPHVFGDPDAATKATNGEQVLSQWEEIKRAERQAAGGAQSALEGVPKALPALLRAYQVQARASRVGFDWSHDATGLADVFKKIAEEIGELQAALAAEAAPGSPPSSRDEVAGELGDLLFSLVNLARFLKVNPEDALRLSTNRFVDRFVLVESQAAEQQRPLSGMTVSELDGLWENAKRRLREAAGHPGSTIPAKDIPS; encoded by the coding sequence ATGTCCGATCGCTTTTCTAAATTGATCGATCTTATGGCCACCCTCCGGGCTCCCAACGGATGTCCGTGGGACCGGAAACAAACGCACGAATCGCTGAAGCCCTACCTGCTTGAAGAAGCCTATGAAGTCCTGGAGACCATCGACCACCGGGACACCGCCAAACTCAAGGAAGAACTCGGCGATGTGCTGCTCCAAGTCATCTTCCACAGTCAGATTGCCTCCGAGGCCGGCACCTTCACCATCGACGACGTCGTCGACCACTTAGCCGCGAAACTCGTCCGCCGGCACCCGCATGTCTTCGGCGATCCGGATGCGGCGACGAAGGCGACCAATGGCGAACAAGTCCTGAGCCAGTGGGAAGAGATCAAGCGGGCCGAACGGCAGGCCGCCGGCGGAGCCCAGTCGGCGTTAGAGGGAGTGCCCAAAGCGCTCCCGGCTTTGCTCCGGGCCTATCAAGTCCAAGCCAGAGCGTCGCGGGTCGGATTCGACTGGTCGCACGACGCCACCGGGCTCGCGGATGTGTTCAAGAAGATTGCGGAAGAAATCGGCGAACTGCAAGCAGCCCTGGCAGCAGAAGCCGCGCCAGGCTCTCCCCCATCGAGCCGCGACGAAGTTGCGGGGGAACTCGGCGACCTGCTCTTTTCACTCGTCAACCTCGCCCGCTTTCTGAAGGTCAATCCCGAAGATGCCCTGCGGCTCTCGACCAACCGCTTTGTCGACCGGTTTGTCCTGGTGGAATCCCAGGCTGCCGAACAACAACGTCCGCTGTCCGGCATGACGGTAAGTGAATTGGACGGGCTCTGGGAAAACGCCAAGCGTCGGCTTCGTGAAGCCGCCGGGCATCCAGGCTCCACGATACCGGCAAAGGATATCCCCTCATGA
- a CDS encoding DUF1844 domain-containing protein, which yields MAEQEEGFVVRDRRGGGSETAAKASGPSESPNPASSSESDAAHHAPAFPVTFSSFVISLGSSSLMLMGEKLDPQQQAVPVNLPQAKEIIDLLSVLEEKTKGNLTSEEQTVLRDMLYALRMKYVSLSSGK from the coding sequence ATGGCGGAGCAAGAAGAAGGATTCGTCGTTCGGGATCGGCGGGGTGGGGGTAGTGAGACCGCCGCGAAAGCCTCTGGTCCAAGCGAATCCCCCAACCCGGCGTCGTCCTCGGAATCGGATGCGGCGCATCACGCGCCTGCGTTTCCCGTCACCTTCTCCTCCTTCGTCATTTCCCTGGGCTCCTCGTCGCTGATGCTGATGGGGGAGAAACTCGACCCTCAGCAACAGGCCGTTCCCGTCAATCTCCCGCAAGCCAAAGAAATTATCGATTTGCTCTCCGTGCTTGAAGAGAAGACCAAAGGGAATCTCACTTCTGAAGAGCAGACGGTCTTACGGGACATGCTCTATGCGCTTCGCATGAAGTACGTGTCCCTCTCGTCCGGTAAATAG
- a CDS encoding acyl-CoA desaturase, translating to MSDVSTLQPTRGQDLWLTVLRWFDSWAGLEYMKTDGVPKMDWVRCFPLIAVHLMCLGIIWVGWSWTAVAIAVAFYFLRMFAITGWYHRYFSHRTFKTSRAVQFAFALLGGSCAQRGPLWWAGHHRHHHIASDTPDDVHSPRHGGFLWSHMGWFTSQTHFAPRLKNIQDFAKFPELRFLDRFDILMPTVAGFGMFGLGKLLEAYAPGLGTNGPQMLIWGFFVSTVALIHGTCTINSLSHVYGSQRYVTGDDSRNNFILALITMGEGWHNNHHYYPASTRQGFYWWEVDMTYYCLKMMEKVGLVWDIRDVPDYVREGKSKQDTLNA from the coding sequence ATGTCAGACGTGAGCACCTTACAACCGACCCGAGGCCAGGATCTGTGGCTGACCGTCCTCCGCTGGTTCGACTCCTGGGCGGGGCTGGAATACATGAAAACAGACGGCGTGCCGAAGATGGACTGGGTCCGCTGTTTCCCGTTGATCGCCGTCCACCTGATGTGCCTCGGGATTATCTGGGTCGGATGGAGCTGGACGGCTGTGGCGATCGCCGTGGCCTTTTACTTCCTCCGCATGTTCGCCATCACCGGCTGGTACCACCGTTATTTTTCACACCGGACGTTCAAAACCTCGCGCGCCGTGCAGTTTGCCTTTGCCCTGCTGGGAGGTTCTTGCGCCCAACGCGGCCCGCTCTGGTGGGCCGGCCATCATCGACATCACCATATCGCATCCGATACACCCGATGACGTCCATTCTCCGCGTCACGGAGGATTTCTCTGGTCGCATATGGGGTGGTTCACGTCGCAAACGCACTTTGCGCCGCGCCTGAAAAACATTCAGGACTTCGCGAAATTCCCGGAACTTCGTTTCCTCGACCGATTTGACATCCTCATGCCGACCGTTGCGGGGTTCGGCATGTTCGGACTCGGGAAATTGCTCGAAGCCTATGCTCCGGGTCTCGGCACCAACGGTCCGCAAATGCTGATCTGGGGATTCTTCGTTTCAACCGTCGCCCTCATCCATGGCACCTGCACGATTAATTCACTCTCCCACGTCTACGGCTCACAACGATACGTGACCGGCGACGACAGCCGGAACAATTTCATTCTCGCGCTCATTACGATGGGCGAAGGCTGGCACAATAACCACCACTACTATCCCGCCTCAACGAGGCAGGGATTCTACTGGTGGGAAGTCGACATGACCTACTACTGCCTGAAGATGATGGAGAAAGTCGGGCTGGTGTGGGACATTCGCGATGTGCCGGACTACGTGCGGGAAGGGAAGAGCAAACAGGACACGCTCAACGCCTGA
- the hemH gene encoding ferrochelatase → MATPQHPTAILLMAMGGPDSLDNVEPFLLDVRGGRPTPPELVEEIRERYRATGGKSPAVGITQEVAKKLEHRLNASGGARYRVYVGLRHWHPFIKETYAELLGDAPGQVIGLCMAPQQSSLSTGAYRKKVEEARSALQSTCAVSYVGSWNRHPQLIAAIVENIRQGLLKFSADIRNQVPILFTAHSLPERIVAMKDPYPDEVKGTVDAITACLGSQSTRFAYQSQGRSSEPWLGPTVESALEALHCEGHRQVLVAPIGFICDHVETLFDIDIELKQLAAKRGMQLERMPMLNADPALIETLVSVIDAHQSSQAQ, encoded by the coding sequence ATGGCGACTCCGCAACACCCGACGGCGATTCTCCTGATGGCGATGGGAGGACCCGACTCCCTCGACAACGTTGAGCCCTTCTTGCTGGATGTCCGTGGCGGGCGTCCGACCCCTCCCGAACTCGTCGAAGAAATCCGCGAACGCTATCGCGCCACCGGTGGGAAGTCGCCGGCAGTCGGCATTACGCAAGAGGTCGCAAAGAAACTTGAACACCGATTGAATGCGTCTGGAGGCGCACGGTATCGGGTGTATGTGGGTTTGCGGCATTGGCATCCCTTCATCAAGGAAACCTATGCCGAGCTGCTCGGCGACGCGCCGGGCCAGGTGATCGGTCTTTGCATGGCGCCCCAGCAGTCCTCGTTGAGCACCGGGGCCTACCGGAAAAAGGTGGAAGAGGCACGTTCCGCACTGCAGAGCACCTGCGCCGTCAGCTATGTGGGAAGCTGGAACCGGCATCCGCAACTGATCGCGGCGATTGTTGAAAATATCCGGCAGGGGCTGCTGAAATTTTCCGCGGACATCCGGAACCAGGTTCCGATTCTATTTACGGCCCACAGTCTGCCGGAGCGGATCGTGGCCATGAAAGATCCCTATCCCGATGAGGTCAAAGGCACGGTCGATGCCATCACGGCTTGCCTCGGATCCCAGTCGACGCGGTTTGCCTACCAGAGTCAGGGCCGATCCAGTGAGCCGTGGCTGGGTCCGACCGTGGAGTCTGCGCTGGAGGCATTACATTGCGAAGGACATCGGCAGGTGCTCGTAGCGCCGATCGGCTTCATTTGCGATCATGTAGAAACGTTGTTCGATATCGACATTGAATTGAAGCAGTTGGCGGCGAAGAGGGGCATGCAACTCGAACGGATGCCCATGCTCAACGCCGATCCGGCACTGATTGAAACCTTAGTGTCGGTGATCGATGCCCACCAATCGTCTCAGGCGCAGTAA